One window from the genome of Spirosoma rhododendri encodes:
- a CDS encoding BamA/TamA family outer membrane protein — protein MPELTDSTRSDTVVAADIVDFVKKTWPRLPVHPHEASKLTSGGHFVWVIPQVGYSLSTGLLGQVLGNVTFRRPGANLSAIISSLTYTQNQQALLTVTSTIWTPGNQWVLTGDWRLMHYPQATYGLGMFTTTDRVVSMDYAYLRFYQGVLRRVRPALYAGLSYQLDDHWNIRSWDDRHDRTRISGYEYGIEGRSVSSGIAMQLLYDNRPNAVNPSGGQMLNLVVRSNKQALGSDTDYSSMLIDARTYLHLRPGSPNILALWSYNALTLNGNPPFLDLPSTGWDATSNLGRGYIQGRYRGKKLLYAEAEYRFQVSRSGLLGGVVFANAQTVTQPLNQQFERIAPAGGVGLRIRMNKVTRANLCIDYAVGTDGSKGLFFNLGEVF, from the coding sequence GTGCCCGAACTCACTGACTCGACAAGATCGGATACCGTAGTAGCCGCCGACATTGTTGACTTCGTTAAAAAAACCTGGCCGCGACTGCCTGTTCATCCTCACGAAGCAAGCAAACTGACATCGGGCGGGCATTTCGTCTGGGTAATTCCGCAGGTTGGTTACTCACTATCGACGGGCCTGCTCGGTCAGGTATTGGGCAACGTGACGTTTCGCCGACCAGGTGCCAACCTATCGGCTATCATCAGTAGCCTCACCTACACCCAGAATCAACAGGCTTTGCTGACGGTGACATCAACCATTTGGACACCCGGTAATCAGTGGGTACTGACCGGCGACTGGCGGCTGATGCACTATCCCCAGGCTACCTACGGGCTTGGGATGTTCACGACAACCGACCGGGTGGTCAGCATGGACTACGCCTATCTGCGCTTTTATCAGGGTGTGCTTCGGCGCGTACGCCCCGCCCTGTACGCCGGACTTAGCTACCAGCTTGACGATCACTGGAACATCCGCAGCTGGGACGACCGGCACGACCGCACGCGCATTTCCGGCTACGAGTACGGTATCGAAGGTCGGTCGGTATCATCGGGAATTGCCATGCAGTTGCTGTACGACAACCGGCCCAACGCCGTCAACCCGTCGGGTGGGCAGATGCTAAACCTGGTCGTTCGCAGCAACAAGCAGGCACTGGGCAGCGACACCGATTATTCGTCAATGCTGATCGATGCCCGGACGTACCTGCATCTACGGCCCGGATCACCGAACATCCTGGCGCTGTGGTCATACAATGCACTGACGCTCAACGGCAATCCACCATTCCTCGACTTGCCCAGTACGGGCTGGGACGCAACCAGCAACCTCGGTCGGGGGTACATTCAGGGCCGGTATCGCGGTAAGAAACTCCTATACGCCGAAGCCGAATACCGTTTTCAGGTCAGCCGGAGCGGCCTGCTGGGCGGGGTTGTTTTTGCTAACGCACAGACGGTTACGCAGCCCCTCAACCAACAGTTCGAACGCATTGCCCCGGCAGGTGGTGTGGGTCTGCGTATCCGCATGAACAAAGTTACCCGTGCCAATCTCTGCATCGACTACGCCGTCGGTACCGATGGCTCAAAGGGTCTTTTCTTCAATCTGGGCGAAGTGTTTTAG